The sequence ATCCTTTGATTCGCAGCCATGAGCTGGTAGCTCCGCCTTCACTGGTGCAGTGGCGCATCAATATTCGTCCAATTCTAGCCATAGCTATTCCCGCAATTATCACTAATACCGCAACACCGATCGGTAATGCGATTGTGACGACCGGTATTGCGCAATACGGTGAAGACTTCGTGGCAGGCTTTGCTGTGATTGGCCGTTTAACGCCAGTGTGCTTTGCTGTGATCTTTGCCTTGTCTGGCGCAGTCGGGCCAATCATTGGTCAGAACTTTGGTGCCGAGCGAATGGACAGAGTCAAAGAGACGCTGAATAACTCGCTGTTAGTAACCACGGTGTACACCATCGCTGTGTGTATTCTTTTGTACTTCATGCAAGGTTATGTAATTCAAGGCTTCAGCCTGCAAGGTGATGCGGCCATTATTGTTGCTGCGTTTTGTACTTATGTAGCACTGACCTTTACCTTTAACGGCGCACTGTTTGTCGCGAACACTTCATTCAATAACCTAGGTAAGCCTCTTTATTCAACGGCGTTGAACTTAGGTAAGGCGACACTAGGTACTCTGCCATTCGTTTACTTAGGTTCACAATGGTATGGCGCGTTAGGGGTGTTGTACGGACAAGCGCTGGGTAATATTTTGTTTGGCTTGTTGGGTATCTTGGTGCTTCGTTACCATATCTCAGAGTTGATGGAAGGATCTCAGGTCGACCCTGTTGAAGATGATGTGTCTATTGTGAGTTTGAATACACAGCCTTTCTGTTCACACGATGCCGTCCTGATTGATGATGTATCCGCAAATAGAGAAGAGTGTGCCGAGCTTAAGCCTCAGTAAGAGCGACCTACTTGGTTGAGACTTTTAAATAAATTGCATTAAACGATAACTTCTCCTTGACCTTGGAGCTACCTCCAAGGTTTATACTTTCGATGAACTTAAGGTTCCGTTGTTGTGCTTAAACGACAACGGCCTCAAGGCTTTTGAGTATTAAGGAGATACATTATGTGCGCAAAACACGCAGCGTGCCGCTCAGCAAAAGTGGACGTTCAACCTCAAGCGGTGGGAGCCGGTTGCTCTAGCCCTAAAATTTCAAGCATCACTGCAGCTGGCGTTTCGTCAGGATGTTGCAGCTCTTCTGCAGCGGCGTCATCGTCGTCTGGAGATGATTGTTGTGGATCGGACAGTGGAGAAGAAGACAGTCAGCCCTCAACTTTATCTCTCGATGCCCAATTTTCAAAAAGTTGGTTGGTTGCCGGAATGGACTGCCCAGCTTGTGCAAGAAAAATAGAAAACGCGATCAGTAACATTGACGGTGTGATTCAAGCGAAGGTTCTCTTTGCTACCGAAAAACTGGTTGTGAAATTCGATAATGAAAGTCTTGCTGACACCATTGAACAAGTCTCTATCAAAACTGGCTTCCCATTAACGGAAGTGGGTTCTAAGAAAGAAAAACAACAACCAGAGACCTTTTGGCAAGCTCATATTCAACCCAATTTACAGATCATAGCGATTGCAGCTGCAATGCTGTTTGCTGCGCTTCTGAAAAGTACTTCTCCTCAATTAAGTGAAGGCTTATTCACTGTCACCTGTTTACTCGGTTTATACCCAGTAGCTAAGAAAGCCGTGCAATTGGCTCGCTCGGGTACGCCTTTTGCCATCGAAACCCTAATGAGTGTCGCTGCGCTCGGTGCTTTGTACCTTGGTGAAACAGCGGAAGCGGCGATGGTGTTGCTGTTGTTCTTGATTGGTGAGCGCCTAGAAGCGTTTGCGTCATCAAGAGCAAGAAGTGGCGTTCAAGCTTTAATGGCATTAGTGCCAGAGAATGCGACCAAGATTATCAACGGTGAACGTGTTGAGGTGGCGGTAAGCGAACTTGTCCCTGGTGATGTCATTGAAGTGGCAGCGGGTTCTCGCTTGCCTGCTGATGGTCAACTGATGACTGACGCAGCGAGCTTTGATGAAAGTGCGTTAACTGGTGAATCTGTTCCGGTTGAACACATCGAAGGTAACAGCATCATGGCGGGCGCTGTGGTAGTCGATAAAGTTGTGCGTATTACTATCACCTCTAAGCAAGGTGAAAATGCGATTGACCGTATTCTTCACCTGATTGAAGAGGCGGAATCTCGTAAAGCACCGCTGGAACGTTTCCTTGATAAGTTCAGCCGTTGGTACACGCCGTTAATGATGTTGGTTGCCTTGTTGGTGATTATCACGCCGCCACTGTTGTTTGCTCAACCTTGGGAAACATGGGTATACCGTGGTCTAGCGTTATTGTTGATTGCTTGTCCGTGTGCCTTGGTTATCTCGACTCCAGCAGCTATTACTTCCGGCTTAGCGGCAGCAGCAAAACGTGGCGCGCTAATTAAAGGCGGCGCAGCACTAGAGCAGCTTGGTAAGATTCAAACCATTGCGTTTGATAAGACGGGTACACTGACTGAGGGTAAACCTCAGGTAACCGATATTCAGGTACTGTCAGGGTGGCAACAAGACGCGATGCTTCGTGTGGTTGGTGCTATCGAAGTCGGCTCTACTCATCCATTGGCGCAATCGCTAGTGGCGAAAGTAACAGAGCTGAATATTGAGATCCCAGAATCGCACAACAAGAAAGCGCTGATTGGTAGCGGTGTGGAAGGTGATGTCGATGGTATTAAATACCAAGTTCTAGCACCTTCTAAAGTGACTTTCGATCTTGATACTGAGGTTATGTCTCAGGTAGAAGATCTAGAAGGCGAGGGCAAGACGGTTGTTATTGCTTTAGAGTTTAAGCATCAAGAAGAGTCAGTAGATCAAGTTACACCGATTGGTTTGATTGCGTGGCAAGATACGTTACGCAGTGACGCTAAGGTTGCGATTGAGCGACTTAACGACTTGGGTATTCAATCTATCATACTGACGGGTGACAACCCACGCAGTGCGGCTGCTATAAGTAGCAAGATAGGTATGCAGTACAAGGCGAGCCTACTTCCAAGCGACAAAGTATCTTATGTTGAAGAGCTTTCTCAACAATCGCACGTTGCGATGGTCGGTGATGGCATCAATGATGCGCCAGCGATGAAAACCGCCAACGTGGGTATCGCGATGGGCGGAGGGACTGATGTTGCCTTGGAAACGGCGGATTCAGCCCTGACTCATAACCGCTTAACGGAACTGCCAGCGATGATTGAGCTATCGCAAGCAACCATGAATAATATTCGTCAAAACGTGGCTCTCGCGCTCGGTTTGAAAGGTGTGTTCTTGGTGACGAGCTTGTTCGGTATTACCGGTCTGTGGGTTGCAGTGTTAGCCGATAGTGGTGCAACTGCATTGGTCACATTGAACGCATTGCGTCTGCTTCGATTCAAATCTAAAGCGGATTAAATCGAGCTCACCGACATAGAGCATTCTTAATAAAAAGCGCCTTTTGCGGTAATACGTTAAAGGCGCTTTTTGTCTCATTAGTATGCAACACAGGCGTATGGATTGCTTATTTTTGTGATGCCAATCGGTTTTTCGTGAAACTTGAAAACTTGTTGCGATCATTCATGTGACGGCTGTCACTTCATTTTGTGGTGAGCTTGGTTAGAGTGTGTTCGTACCCCACGAATTTACTATGAGCTTAAATAAGGGTAAAAAGCCCAATAAGCCAAAAGGAGCGAACTATGTCTCAAGCTGTTTTCCATTTAGGTGTTACTGAAGCAGATCTTAACGGTGCTACTCTTGCGATCATCCCTGGTGATCCTGCTCGTGTACAAAAAATTGCAGAAGAGATGGAGAATCCAGTATTTCTTGCTAGCCATCGTGAATACACACTTTACCGCGCAGAACTAGACGGCAAGCCAGTTGTTGTATGTTCAACAGGTATCGGTGGTCCATCTACTTCTATCGCTGTAGAAGAGCTAGCTCAACTGGGTGTGCGCACTTTCCTTCGTGTTGGTACTACTGGTGCTATCCAACCTCACGTAAACGTGGGTGACATGATTGTTTCAACTGGTTCTGTTCGTCTAGACGGCGCTAGCCTGCACTTTGCTCCAATGGAGTTCCCTGCAGTAGCTGACTTCGAAGTGGCAACAGCAATGAAAGCAGCAGTTGAAGAGTCTGGCGCTGCAGTTCACATGGGTGTAACAGCTTCAAGTGACACTTTCTACCCTGGTCAAGAGCGTTACGATACGTTCTCTGGTCGCGTTGTTAAGCGTTTCCAAGGTTCTATGCAAGAGTGGCAAGACATGGGCGTTCTAAACTTTGAGATGGAATCTGCAACGCTGTTAACTATGTGTGCAAGTTCTGGTCTGAAAGCAGGTTGTGTTGCGGGTGTAATCATCAACCGTACTCAAAAAGAGACGCCTGATCACGATACACTAAAAGTAACTGAAGCACGTTCAATCAAAGTGGTTGTAGAAGCCGCTCGTAAAATGCTTTAAGTCTTAAAGTGCTCTGAGTTTTAGAGAGCATTAAGTCTTCAAGTGACATTAAATTTTGAAAATGGCCGCATCGTATGATGCGGCCATTTTTTATGTGCCGTCTGAAAGTAATCAATAGAGAAAACAGACAACAAAAAAGGCGAGTGACTTAATGGTCATTCGCCTTTTTTAGATTTGCTTAAGAGAGTCTGACTCTTAGAGTCTATTGGTTGTTAGTACTCTAAATCTTCATTACCGCCAGCAGCCGTAAACCATGCCGTTAGGTGTGTTTTAAGATCTTTCAGTTCGTCAGGGCCAATCAGTGCAAGACCAAGATCTTCTGCTCGCGTGATATCGTTATGACGAAGAGGGCGGAAGCTTACTAGCATTGCACGAGCTTGTAGGCCACCCAGCAGGTCTCTCAGCGATTCCAGTTTGTATAAGGTGTCATCACCATCGTCACGCATACCTTTGGTCTTACATTCGATGATATGTAGCTTATTGTTCACCACTGATGCTACGTCAAGCTCGTTTCGAACCTCACGCTCACCAAGTTGACGGTATACCTGAACATTCAACGAACGGTCTTGGATAGTCGGCATGTCATCTTGGATTTGTTTCACTGTGCTATGAACCAGAGTTTCTAACCATTCACCGTTTGAGAAGCGTCGCGCGTCTTCGTTGGCAAAGGTCAAAATACCGTTGTCGTACGTCGCAATCTTAGCTTCAACTAAATCACTCAACAGCATGTTCAGTTCACGGTAGCCTTGTTGCTTCTCAGATAGTCCAACATCAAGTTTCTGTTCTTTACGACAGGTCGTTGCTAGGTAGTTCAAGGTCGCAAGGCCAGGGCCTAATTCGAGTGCGTTACTTGCCCAACGTTCACCCAGTTCATAAAGTTTCTGATCAAGTTGCGGAGACAGCTGTACATCGCTGAATTCACCACGAGCACCAAATACTGTTAGGTAGTCGTCGATAGTAATGCGGTCTTGAACTTGTGCGTCTTCTTTGCCATTAGGGTACAACCAGCAAAGTTTGTCACTGTTTGGTTCAACCACGAAGATTGGCCAGTGGTAAGTACGGAATACTTCGTAAACAGAAAGTAGGCGGTGACGTAGGCCACAACTCGCGTTGAGCTTCACTTCTTGGCCGCGTGCTTTGAGGTCTTCGGCAAGAGTTTGGATAGATTCTTTAATAACGGACGTGTTTACGATGGTCGGAATTTCGAAAAACTCACTGGTAATGTCGCGCTTCTGCAAAACGCTGTCTAAACGTTTGTACATACTGACTTGATTTTTGTCGCCGATAAACACGATGTGAGTGCTGACCGTTCGGTTATCAAGTAGAGGGGTGAGCAAGCGAATGGGGTCTTGATCGATAATGCCAACATGAACAGCCATATAAATTCCTTAATAGCGGCTCGCTCATAAAGGTGAAAGAAAAAACGGGAAGCAGCAAGCCTTAATAATCATATAATGACAAAGCTCATAAAAAACAAGGGCAACCCTTGATAAAAGTTGCCCTAGCTCAATTAGTTACCACTATTGGGTAAGAAGTCTCAAGAATCTCACTAAATATCTATCGATTCTTCATTTATCTATAGTTTGAATTGATGTACTAAATCACCTTGCTGATTTGCCAGAATCGTTAGGTTTTGGCTGGCTTCTGCAATTGATGACATCGCTTGGTAACTCTTATCTGCGATGTGGTTGATGTCTTCAATGTTACGTGCAATATCGCCAGACGTTTCACTCTGCTCAGCGGCAGCTTGAGAGATATGTGTACTCATGTGGCTGATCTCTAGAATCAATGCTTGGATTTCTTCCATCGCACTGTTCGCACTTGATGCTTGTTGAACCGACATGTCCATATCGCTCATACAGCTTTCAATCACGTTGCTCGCCGTTTTCGAGCTTGATTGTAGGTTGCTGATCATAGTCTCGATTTCAGACGTTGATTGTGTCGTCTTTTGTGCAAGCACTCGAACTTCATCGGCAACGACCGCAAAGCCACGACCTTGTTCACCAGCACGCGCTGCTTCGATGGCTGCGTTGAGTGCGAGTAGGTTGGTTTGCTCTGCAATGCCACGAATCACATCTAGGATTGAGCCGATCTGGCTACTCATCTGCTGCAGTTCACCCACTGCGCCTACAGATTCGTTCAAGCGAACCTCTAGTTGGTTGATGGTGCTGATGTTGGTGTTCATGATCTGACGACCAGATTCAGACGCTGATTCTACTTGTTGAACCATGGTTAATGAGCTTTGCGCGCTGTTCGCCACTTCTTGTACAGAATGAGACATCTCTGTCATTGCTGTCGCAACGGTCGCGGTTTGTTCGCGTTGACTGTTCAGTTGAGCCTGCGTTTCAGAAGACGTCTTCTGGTTGACGCTTGCCGTCTTAGTTAAGTCATCTGAAGCGTCATTCAACTTCACGAGGATATTGTGTAGGTTGTCGGCCAAGGTGTTAATGTGACGGCTCACGCGACTGAATTCGTTGTCGTAACGAATGTCGATACGCTGAGTCATGTCACCTTCAGTTAGGCCTTCTAATGTCCCTAGAATGCGAGTTAGTGGCTCTCTTACGCTGTGTGCAATATGGTAGCCGATTGCAGCAGCGAATACCGTTACAACAATACCAATCGCAATTGCGTTGAATAGGCCTTTGTCGTAAATGCTGCTTGCGTCTGCCAGTGAAGCATTAAGTTGCTCTTCGGCAGTCACGTTGAATGAATCTAATACCGCCATCGCTTGGTCTACTTCAACCGCTAGGTTTGCGATGTTGACGTACAGCGCCTGTTTCGCTTGTAGGTAGTTGTTGTGTTTGTCTAACACGCCGCCTTTTTGGCCGACGTCTTTAGTGAATTTCTGAACCGATTCATCGAACACGTTTTTAAGTGCAGGAAGCTGTGTCGCTAAGCCACGGTAGGCATAGTTTAGGTGAGTCACGGCTTTCTTGTTTTGGTTAACGGCTTTCTGTACGAAGGCGACATCAGAGCTTGCTAGTGCATCTGAAGTGATTACCTCAGCGTCTTGCAGTTTGATGAAGTAGCTCTTCGCCATCACTTTTACAGAGATACTTTTTTGGTCAGCAACGTACTCTTTCATGCCAACCGTTAATTCTGAATGCAGGCGTTGAAAGTCACGTGATGCTTTTTGTACTTGTTCTTGTGCTTCAAACATCGCGACGTAGTTGTTCATCGCTTCGTCTGCTTCTGTAAAGTAGCGTTCTTCCATCGCTCGTAATTGTGCGATGCGTTCGATGAGTGTTGAGTCGTTCTGGCTTGCCGCTTCTAGATTGCTTAGAACTTCAGAAAAAGAGTTTTGTGATGCAGCAAACTCTGTGCGCATTGCAGACATGCGTTCAGCGTTTTGTGTGGTTAAGAAGTCTTTGAATGACTTGTCAGCAGAGAGCAATTGAACACTTGTTTGATTTGAAAGCGCAACAAGCGGTAATGAGGTTTCTGAGACACTCTCAAAATTGCTGTGTATCTGATTCATGCTGTTCATCATGATGGTTATCGTGACTGCGAACATGATGATGATCAGTGCGAAACCAGCGTACATACGCTTGATCACAGATCCCTTCATGGCTTTCTCCCTAATAAAAATGCAGACCTAATGTCAGGTCAAAGTAAAACTAACAAAATTGTCAGCATTCTATTGAGCTCCGCTTACGCATTTTATGACGCATACGGCAAAAATAACCCTCAGTTATAATCAACATGCCATTCTTGAGAGCTAACACTGGTTTTCTTTGATTTGAACGGTGTTTTTTATTATGCTTTAAAGCGGATTTATTGTGGTTTGTTGCGGCATAGCGCATACTCAAAACATTAAAAAGTAAATGTTTTATCGGAGAAAAACATGGCTGAAGAAACCATCTTTAGTAAGATCATCAATAAAGAAATTCCTGCAGATCTGCTATACCAAGACGACTTAGTAACGGCGTTTCGCGATATTAACCCTCGCGCTCCTAGTCATATCCTAATTATCCCGAACAAGCTGATTCCAACGACCAATGATGTTGAAGTAGAAGATGAAGCGATGATGGGACGTATGTTTACTGTCGCTCGTAAGTTAGCAAAAGAAGAAGGCATCGCAGAAGATGGTTACCGTCTTATCGTGAACTGTAATTCTCACGGTGGCCAAGAGGTTTACCACATTCACATGCACTTAGTGGGCGGTCGTCCGCTTGGCCCTCTGCTAATGAGCTAGTGGGTTAATTAATGAGTTAGCTAAAAAAGCTAACGAGTTAAGTAACATAATTAGCTAGTTGGAAAATTTGTAGTTTGTATGCCAACTTTAAGTTTTATCTGTTGTCTGAATATCGGCATCGATTAGGTAGAGCCTAAAAAGCAAGGTATCCACTTGCTTGAGATCCTTTTAACAACACGTTTCGTTTTGATAATGAGACAACGGTCAACAGACCCTAACAAAGTTGGCATTTTAAACATGCACGGAGACGATAAGTGAAGCAACAGTTTAGATTCGCTTCCATTGCCCTGTTATCGGCGTTGACTGCGGGTTGTGCGAGTATGTCTGCAGGCAGTTTGTTCAGTCATTACAGCGCGCAAAACAAAGCTATCTATCAAGCAGTGAAATCTGGGGATTATTCAGAGGCTCAACAAGAGTTACCAGATTACGCAGCAGGCGACATCCTTGATAACTTTGAAAGAGGCAGAATTAACCTACTGGATCAAAGGTACCCTGAGAGTAAGTCTTCGTTTGAACTGGCTGATCAGGCCGTAAAAGATCAACAAAACAAAGCCGTGATCTCTATTTCAGACAGTGCAACCAGCGTAGGTGCGTTGGCTGTTAACGACAACATTACCGAGTATGTGCCGCCTGATTACGAGTTAGGCTTTCTTCATCTCTACCTCGGTTTGAATTATCTCAAGAAAAACGATTTAGAAGGTGCGGTGATTGAAATGCGTCGCGCCAACCAAGTTCAAGAACAAGCAAAGAAGCAACGTGAAGCTGAGCTAGAAAGAGCAGCTAACGATGCGAAGAAGCAAGGCTTGTCTGCCAATGTTGGTAGCATCCTTGCCAATTACCCAGACGCGGGTAAGAAGCTGCAATCGGTTCAAAATGCGTATTTGATGTTTTTGTCTGGATTGCTTTATGAAGCTTCAAACGATTTAAACAGCGCTTATGTAGATTATCGACGTGCTTTGGCGGTTATGCCGGAGAACCAAGAGATCATCGACAGAACGATGGCGACAGCCGCTCGTTTAGGAATGAGACAAGATTTAGAGACACTTGAAAAGCGTTATAAGCAATCGTCTAAGCTTGCTGGCGGCCAAGGACGTGTGATTGTTCTTCAAGAGCAAAGCGCTGTGCAAGCAATGGACAGTTGGCGATTGGATTTACCTGTTTATGACAGTCGCGATCAAGGGGCAATATATTCTCTTGCGCTGCCATATTACCCGAGCCAAAACGTAGAGCGTTTTTCTGCGTTACGAATCAGCGGACAACCGTTACAAGAACACTTGATTACGGATGTAAACGCGATGGCTCAGAACGATTTATCTGAGCGCATGACGACAATTGTTATTCGCCAAGCGCTGCGTGTAGTCGCGAAAGATCGCATTCGTAAAGAAGCAACCAAGGGCGATGATGTCGGTAACATTTTGTTCAATGTGTGGAACACACTGACAGAGCAACCAGACACGCGCAGTTGGCAATCTTTACCTGCTGAGATTAAGAGCAGCACGTTTGTAGCAAATAGCGGTCAATATACGTTAGAAGCGGGCGCTAAAACGTATGACTTTGATATTCGAGAAGGGCAGACCACCTTGGTTTGGATTTCTCGACAAGGGAATAACGCAACAATGTGGCATAAACAGCTAGGGAGGCTGTAATGAAAAAGTGGTTAGTGAGCTTAGCAGCGGTTATGGCTCTGGCTGGTTGTGCTGATAATACAGCTGGAGTAAGGGTTGATAGTCTGACTCAGAACGTTTTCTTTGGTGACAAGGTATTGGGTAGCCGTTTACAGGTTGAAGATATCCGCACCGATCTAGTCGACGGTCATACGCGAGGAATCGTTCGTTTAAACAGTAACTATAAAGGCGATCAACATATCCTTTATCGTTTTTACTGGTACGACGATGCTGGGCTTGAGGTCAACCTAAAACAAGGCCCTTGGAAACAAGCGATTGTTCGTGGCTTTGAAAGTCTTTCGTTGTCGGAAGTGTCGGTAAACCCGAAGGCAACTCAGTTCCGAGTTCAGTTCCGAGAGCAGTAAGCTCGATTAGAATATATTTAGTGATAACTGGCTTTAGTTAACATCGACTAGAGTTTCAGAAAGCGGATTCATTGATTCGCACAGACAAGAATTTAAGAGTGTGGGTAACCCCACTCAATGATAAGTTGAGGAAACAAAATGAAAAAGAGTGTCATTGCGCTACTAGGTTTAGCGGTTATTTTAGGCGGTTGTTCGAACAAGGTAAGCTACGGTGATGCACAAGCAGTAGAAACCACGACAATCGATTTCGGTTCAACTGACCTTCAAACGATTGCGGGTGAAATGGTTGATAGCATGATGGCTTCTGGTTCAGTGTCTTACATTACTCGTGAACAGCGTCCAATCGTGTTCGTTGAGCGTATCAAGAACAAGACAAGTGAGCACATCGATACTGAGTCAATCACTGACACAATCAGTACTAAGATGCTGAACTCTGGTAAGTTCCGTTTCGTTGATATGGACCGTGTAGAGTCTGTTCGTGACCAACTGAACT is a genomic window of Vibrio sp. ED004 containing:
- a CDS encoding methyl-accepting chemotaxis protein; the encoded protein is MKGSVIKRMYAGFALIIIMFAVTITIMMNSMNQIHSNFESVSETSLPLVALSNQTSVQLLSADKSFKDFLTTQNAERMSAMRTEFAASQNSFSEVLSNLEAASQNDSTLIERIAQLRAMEERYFTEADEAMNNYVAMFEAQEQVQKASRDFQRLHSELTVGMKEYVADQKSISVKVMAKSYFIKLQDAEVITSDALASSDVAFVQKAVNQNKKAVTHLNYAYRGLATQLPALKNVFDESVQKFTKDVGQKGGVLDKHNNYLQAKQALYVNIANLAVEVDQAMAVLDSFNVTAEEQLNASLADASSIYDKGLFNAIAIGIVVTVFAAAIGYHIAHSVREPLTRILGTLEGLTEGDMTQRIDIRYDNEFSRVSRHINTLADNLHNILVKLNDASDDLTKTASVNQKTSSETQAQLNSQREQTATVATAMTEMSHSVQEVANSAQSSLTMVQQVESASESGRQIMNTNISTINQLEVRLNESVGAVGELQQMSSQIGSILDVIRGIAEQTNLLALNAAIEAARAGEQGRGFAVVADEVRVLAQKTTQSTSEIETMISNLQSSSKTASNVIESCMSDMDMSVQQASSANSAMEEIQALILEISHMSTHISQAAAEQSETSGDIARNIEDINHIADKSYQAMSSIAEASQNLTILANQQGDLVHQFKL
- a CDS encoding YcfL family protein, which gives rise to MKKWLVSLAAVMALAGCADNTAGVRVDSLTQNVFFGDKVLGSRLQVEDIRTDLVDGHTRGIVRLNSNYKGDQHILYRFYWYDDAGLEVNLKQGPWKQAIVRGFESLSLSEVSVNPKATQFRVQFREQ
- a CDS encoding zinc/cadmium/mercury/lead-transporting ATPase — protein: MCAKHAACRSAKVDVQPQAVGAGCSSPKISSITAAGVSSGCCSSSAAASSSSGDDCCGSDSGEEDSQPSTLSLDAQFSKSWLVAGMDCPACARKIENAISNIDGVIQAKVLFATEKLVVKFDNESLADTIEQVSIKTGFPLTEVGSKKEKQQPETFWQAHIQPNLQIIAIAAAMLFAALLKSTSPQLSEGLFTVTCLLGLYPVAKKAVQLARSGTPFAIETLMSVAALGALYLGETAEAAMVLLLFLIGERLEAFASSRARSGVQALMALVPENATKIINGERVEVAVSELVPGDVIEVAAGSRLPADGQLMTDAASFDESALTGESVPVEHIEGNSIMAGAVVVDKVVRITITSKQGENAIDRILHLIEEAESRKAPLERFLDKFSRWYTPLMMLVALLVIITPPLLFAQPWETWVYRGLALLLIACPCALVISTPAAITSGLAAAAKRGALIKGGAALEQLGKIQTIAFDKTGTLTEGKPQVTDIQVLSGWQQDAMLRVVGAIEVGSTHPLAQSLVAKVTELNIEIPESHNKKALIGSGVEGDVDGIKYQVLAPSKVTFDLDTEVMSQVEDLEGEGKTVVIALEFKHQEESVDQVTPIGLIAWQDTLRSDAKVAIERLNDLGIQSIILTGDNPRSAAAISSKIGMQYKASLLPSDKVSYVEELSQQSHVAMVGDGINDAPAMKTANVGIAMGGGTDVALETADSALTHNRLTELPAMIELSQATMNNIRQNVALALGLKGVFLVTSLFGITGLWVAVLADSGATALVTLNALRLLRFKSKAD
- the udp gene encoding uridine phosphorylase, which translates into the protein MSQAVFHLGVTEADLNGATLAIIPGDPARVQKIAEEMENPVFLASHREYTLYRAELDGKPVVVCSTGIGGPSTSIAVEELAQLGVRTFLRVGTTGAIQPHVNVGDMIVSTGSVRLDGASLHFAPMEFPAVADFEVATAMKAAVEESGAAVHMGVTASSDTFYPGQERYDTFSGRVVKRFQGSMQEWQDMGVLNFEMESATLLTMCASSGLKAGCVAGVIINRTQKETPDHDTLKVTEARSIKVVVEAARKML
- the lpoB gene encoding penicillin-binding protein activator LpoB, with amino-acid sequence MKKSVIALLGLAVILGGCSNKVSYGDAQAVETTTIDFGSTDLQTIAGEMVDSMMASGSVSYITREQRPIVFVERIKNKTSEHIDTESITDTISTKMLNSGKFRFVDMDRVESVRDQLNFQNNDELVNQSSAIQFGKMVGAQYMLYGNLSSIVKKDGSDEDVYYKMTMRLMDLESGLIEWADETEIRKQQSKSLLGL
- a CDS encoding DUF1887 family protein — its product is MAVHVGIIDQDPIRLLTPLLDNRTVSTHIVFIGDKNQVSMYKRLDSVLQKRDITSEFFEIPTIVNTSVIKESIQTLAEDLKARGQEVKLNASCGLRHRLLSVYEVFRTYHWPIFVVEPNSDKLCWLYPNGKEDAQVQDRITIDDYLTVFGARGEFSDVQLSPQLDQKLYELGERWASNALELGPGLATLNYLATTCRKEQKLDVGLSEKQQGYRELNMLLSDLVEAKIATYDNGILTFANEDARRFSNGEWLETLVHSTVKQIQDDMPTIQDRSLNVQVYRQLGEREVRNELDVASVVNNKLHIIECKTKGMRDDGDDTLYKLESLRDLLGGLQARAMLVSFRPLRHNDITRAEDLGLALIGPDELKDLKTHLTAWFTAAGGNEDLEY
- the hinT gene encoding purine nucleoside phosphoramidase, which codes for MAEETIFSKIINKEIPADLLYQDDLVTAFRDINPRAPSHILIIPNKLIPTTNDVEVEDEAMMGRMFTVARKLAKEEGIAEDGYRLIVNCNSHGGQEVYHIHMHLVGGRPLGPLLMS
- a CDS encoding MATE family efflux transporter, coding for MSNQTAKFVEGSTMRHILVMSGAGSVGLMALFVVDLLDMLFISMLGQVELAAAVGFAGTLTFFSTSVSIGTSIAMGALVSKAIGSKDRDHARNLSTSIMLTAFVISSTVTAIMYAYIPELLAAIGAKGLAAERAQAYLQILLPSGPFLALAMAAGAGLRAAGDAKRSMWATLSGGIVNAILDPLFIFGFGWNIEGAAIASVVARFSVLFFSLYPLIRSHELVAPPSLVQWRINIRPILAIAIPAIITNTATPIGNAIVTTGIAQYGEDFVAGFAVIGRLTPVCFAVIFALSGAVGPIIGQNFGAERMDRVKETLNNSLLVTTVYTIAVCILLYFMQGYVIQGFSLQGDAAIIVAAFCTYVALTFTFNGALFVANTSFNNLGKPLYSTALNLGKATLGTLPFVYLGSQWYGALGVLYGQALGNILFGLLGILVLRYHISELMEGSQVDPVEDDVSIVSLNTQPFCSHDAVLIDDVSANREECAELKPQ